The Corylus avellana chromosome ca8, CavTom2PMs-1.0 genome has a segment encoding these proteins:
- the LOC132190188 gene encoding large ribosomal subunit protein bL31c, which yields MAISLTNTFLQGKPCPPLPITNKVRAVENYRPVVTCRKKDIHPQFHEDAKVYCNGELVMTTGGTQKDYSVDVWSGNHPFYLGNRSALLIDADQVEKFRKRYGDIAQIMDIPVLKGEIVLPSKRKAISVKGGKKK from the exons ATGGCGATAAGCCTGACGAACACGTTCCTCCAAGGAAAGCCTTGTCCACCCCTTCCCATCACCAACAAG gtGAGAGCGGTTGAGAACTACCGGCCTGTGGTGACGTGCAGGAAGAAGGATATACACCCGCAGTTCCACGAGGACGCAAAGGTGTACTGCAATGGAGAGCTGGTGATGACCACGGGCGGGACCCAGAAGGACTACTCGGTGGACGTGTGGTCCGGCAACCATCCCTTCTACCTCGGCAACCGCTCGGCGCTCCTCATCGACGCCGACCAGGTCGAGAAGTTCCGCAAGAGGTATGGAGACATCGCGCAGATCATGGACATCCCCGTGCTCAAGGGGGAGATTGTGCTTCCTTCAAAGCGCAAAGCCATTTCGGTCAAAGGGGGCAAGAAGAAGTAG